A part of Ptychodera flava strain L36383 chromosome 11, AS_Pfla_20210202, whole genome shotgun sequence genomic DNA contains:
- the LOC139143070 gene encoding histone H2B, gonadal-like yields the protein MPPKTSGNPAKKAGVSKAARTGDKKRKRRRKESYGIYIYKVLKQVHPDTGVSSKAMSIMNSFVNDIFERIAAEASRLANYNKRSTITSREIQTAVRLLLPGELAKHAVSEGTKAVTKYTSSK from the coding sequence ATGCCTCCAAAGACCAGTGGTAATCCTGCCAAGAAAGCCGGTGTCAGCAAAGCTGCACGCACTGGAGACAAGAAGAGAAAGAGACGAAGGAAGGAAAGCTATGGTATCTACATCTACAAAGTGTTGAAACAGGTCCACCCCGACACTGGCGTCTCCTCCAAAGCCATGTCCATCATGAACAGTTTTGTCAACGACATCTTCGAACGTATCGCCGCTGAAGCATCTCGCTTGGCCAACTACAACAAGCGTTCCACCATCACCAGCAGAGAGATCCAGACCGCTGTCCGTCTCTTGCTGCCCGGTGAGCTTGCCAAGCACGCCGTCAGTGAGGGCACTAAAGCCGTCACCAAGTACACCAGCTCCAAGTAA
- the LOC139143069 gene encoding late histone H2A.2.2-like, giving the protein MPIIRSLILRFSSSCCEMSGRGKGGKAKGKAKSRSSRAGLQFPVGRVHRFLRKGNYAQRVGAGAPVYLAAVLEYLAAEILELAGNAARDNKKSRIIPRHLQLAVRNDEELNKLMGGVTIAQGGVLPNIQAVLLPNKTQSKSK; this is encoded by the coding sequence ATGCCAATTATTCGCAGTCTTATTTTAAGATTCAGTTCCAGTTGTTGCGAAATGTCTGGACGTGGTAAAGGAGGCAAAGCCAAGGGTAAGGCAAAGAGCCGATCCAGCCGTGCTGGTCTGCAGTTCCCCGTTGGTCGTGTGCACCGTTTCTTGCGCAAGGGCAACTACGCCCAGCGTGTGGGTGCTGGTGCTCCAGTCTACTTGGCTGCAGTGCTCGAGTACTTGGCCGCCGAAATCCTGGAGTTGGCAGGCAACGCAGCCCGTGACAACAAGAAAAGTCGAATCATTCCTCGTCACTTACAGTTGGCTGTCCGCAACGACGAAGAATTGAACAAACTTATGGGTGGTGTGACCATCGCCCAGGGTggtgtattgccaaacatccaGGCTGTACTCTTACCCAACAAGACGCAGTCCAAATCCAAGTAA
- the LOC139143769 gene encoding histone H4, with translation MSGRGKGGKGLGKGGAKRHRKVLRDNIQGITKPAIRRLARRGGVKRISGLIYEETRGVLKVFLENVIRDAVTYTEHAKRKTVTAMDVVYALKRQGRTLYGFGG, from the coding sequence ATGTCTGGTCGTGGTAAAGGTGGAAAAGGTCTGGGAAAAGGAGGCGCCAAGCGTCATCGTAAGGTTCTGCGTGATAACATCCAGGGTATCACCAAACCAGCTATCCGTCGTCTGGCCCGTCGTGGTGGTGTCAAGCGTATCTCTGGTCTCATCTACGAAGAAACTCGAGGTGTACTCAAGGTCTTCTTGGAGAACGTCATCCGTGATGCCGTCACCTACACCGAGCACGCCAAGAGAAAGACCGTCACCGCCATGGATGTGGTCTACGCTCTGAAACGCCAAGGCCGTACTCTGTACGGTTTCGGCGGCTAG